In one Vagococcus entomophilus genomic region, the following are encoded:
- a CDS encoding LacI family DNA-binding transcriptional regulator produces the protein MERQITLKDIAKEAGVAVSTVSRVVNRTQKNAASPQVQEKIWALVKKYNYVPNPVARSLKMASTTPAKRAKQTNKILCIMEDCASPLAQTFFNSIRLSLKETLAHTDYTFATLLVKNTETDDELQERFLQENSLGAIVLGNFTPDTLAAIQKQIPLLVCTGLTPVEDAYNQVISLLTTATTKALRYLHANGHKKIAYLGTVENASYKQVYAPNIKEKFGTDTLNEFSIECQADAASAYEALKEKIVCNSLPFSAIVCENLPIALGALKILNEHNISVPQDLSVLCLEENEQAAYFLPSLTTCKIPTQQLGKISIKILLDQIENGQDIPLKIELPVQMVERTSCQNISPSFPIH, from the coding sequence ATGGAAAGACAAATTACATTAAAAGATATCGCTAAAGAGGCTGGTGTTGCAGTTTCCACAGTTTCTAGAGTTGTCAATCGGACACAAAAAAATGCCGCTAGTCCTCAAGTACAAGAAAAAATTTGGGCGTTAGTCAAAAAATACAACTATGTTCCCAACCCTGTAGCCCGGTCTTTAAAAATGGCTAGTACCACGCCCGCAAAGAGAGCAAAACAAACAAACAAAATTCTCTGCATTATGGAAGATTGCGCTAGTCCCTTGGCACAAACCTTTTTTAATTCTATCCGCCTTTCATTAAAAGAGACATTAGCGCATACTGATTACACATTTGCAACCCTATTAGTTAAAAATACAGAAACGGACGACGAGCTTCAAGAGCGTTTCTTACAAGAAAATAGTCTAGGTGCGATTGTGCTAGGAAACTTCACTCCTGACACACTTGCTGCCATCCAAAAACAAATTCCCTTACTCGTTTGTACAGGTCTGACTCCCGTTGAGGATGCCTACAACCAAGTTATAAGTTTGCTTACTACCGCTACAACAAAGGCACTACGTTATCTCCATGCAAACGGACATAAAAAAATTGCTTATTTGGGAACAGTGGAAAACGCCTCGTATAAGCAAGTTTACGCGCCAAACATCAAAGAAAAATTTGGCACTGACACACTGAATGAATTTAGTATCGAGTGTCAAGCAGATGCCGCCAGTGCTTATGAAGCACTAAAAGAAAAAATAGTATGTAACAGTCTGCCTTTTTCCGCAATCGTTTGTGAAAATCTTCCAATAGCACTAGGCGCACTCAAGATTTTAAATGAGCACAATATTTCTGTTCCACAAGACCTCTCAGTACTATGCTTAGAAGAAAATGAACAAGCAGCATACTTTTTACCCAGTCTTACTACTTGTAAAATACCTACTCAACAATTAGGAAAAATTTCGATCAAAATACTACTGGACCAAATTGAAAATGGACAAGATATTCCACTAAAAATTGAATTACCGGTCCAAATGGTTGAACGAACAAGCTGTCAAAACATCAGCCCCTCGTTCCCCATCCATTAA
- a CDS encoding S-ribosylhomocysteine lyase, which translates to MAEVESFTLDHTKVKAPYVRLISEEKGKSGDVISNYDLRFVQPNENAIPTAGLHTIEHLLADLLRDEMSGIIDCSPFGCRTGFHLITWGEHSTTEIAVALKKALKKIADEIEWEDVQGTDIVSCGNYRDHSLFSAKEWARKIVEDGISDQPFERHVV; encoded by the coding sequence ATGGCAGAAGTCGAAAGTTTCACTTTAGACCATACCAAAGTAAAAGCACCGTATGTCCGTTTAATTTCAGAAGAAAAAGGAAAAAGTGGCGACGTTATTTCAAATTATGATTTACGCTTTGTTCAACCAAATGAAAATGCAATTCCTACAGCAGGTTTACATACAATTGAACATTTATTAGCAGATTTATTACGTGACGAAATGTCAGGAATTATTGATTGTTCTCCTTTTGGATGCCGTACTGGTTTCCATTTGATTACATGGGGAGAGCACTCGACAACTGAAATCGCAGTAGCGCTAAAAAAGGCCTTGAAAAAAATTGCCGATGAAATTGAATGGGAAGATGTTCAAGGAACAGATATCGTGAGCTGCGGAAATTACCGCGATCACTCTTTATTTTCTGCAAAAGAATGGGCAAGAAAAATAGTGGAAGATGGGATTAGTGACCAACCATTTGAACGTCACGTCGTATAA
- a CDS encoding polysaccharide deacetylase family protein has product MKNRIFWGMLGFIVLVLGFGTYGFVKIHQDKNAHIKKETDEKKVVANRQQEQKVSDLLNQSNLLSKQYNYEKAVQLLETSKLLTNEKVTQRLSQLKEEQASLKTWQDNLKISHLFFHSLIKDTKKAFDGDSKQNGYNEYMATISEFNHSLEQLYANQYVLVNMHDIAEVKDGKMICKEIRLPEGKKPLVLSQDDVSYYEYMKGDGFAANLTISKENKITNTYTDDEKVEYGSFDMVPLLDDFVAAHPDFSYKGAKGIIALTGYNGVLGYRTSVSEYGDNEKTKTEIEQAKKVATFLREDGWEFASHTWGHLNAGKVSMEQLKADTERWENEVKPVIGNTDILIYPFGSDVGDWQSYAGNPKFDYLHSKGFNFFCNVDGSTPYWMQLGDNYLRQARINIDGIKLQAQMTNKINVLSPFIDAAKTWDPARPKLQE; this is encoded by the coding sequence ATGAAAAATAGGATTTTTTGGGGAATGTTGGGGTTTATAGTCCTTGTTTTAGGGTTTGGGACCTACGGGTTTGTGAAAATTCATCAGGATAAAAATGCACATATTAAAAAAGAGACAGACGAAAAAAAGGTTGTTGCGAATCGGCAGCAAGAACAAAAGGTGTCTGACTTGTTAAATCAGTCAAACTTGCTTTCAAAGCAGTATAACTATGAAAAAGCTGTTCAGCTTTTAGAAACGAGTAAACTACTAACTAACGAGAAGGTCACACAAAGACTTAGTCAGCTGAAGGAAGAACAAGCAAGTTTGAAGACTTGGCAGGATAACTTGAAAATTTCTCATTTGTTTTTTCATTCGTTGATAAAAGACACTAAAAAGGCTTTTGACGGTGATAGTAAGCAAAATGGGTATAACGAATATATGGCAACCATTTCGGAGTTTAATCATTCGTTAGAACAGCTCTATGCTAATCAATATGTGCTTGTAAACATGCATGATATTGCAGAAGTAAAGGATGGGAAAATGATTTGTAAGGAAATCCGTTTGCCCGAGGGGAAAAAGCCGTTAGTCTTATCTCAAGATGATGTTAGTTACTATGAATATATGAAAGGAGACGGGTTTGCCGCAAATTTAACCATCAGTAAAGAAAATAAAATCACGAATACCTATACCGACGACGAGAAAGTAGAGTACGGCTCATTTGATATGGTGCCACTCTTAGATGATTTTGTTGCAGCACATCCTGACTTCTCTTATAAAGGTGCCAAAGGGATTATTGCTCTGACGGGTTATAATGGTGTCCTGGGCTACCGAACATCTGTTAGCGAGTATGGTGACAACGAAAAAACCAAGACAGAGATCGAACAAGCGAAGAAAGTTGCGACTTTTTTAAGGGAAGATGGTTGGGAATTTGCTTCACATACTTGGGGACATCTTAATGCTGGGAAGGTTTCAATGGAACAACTAAAAGCTGACACCGAACGCTGGGAAAATGAAGTGAAACCAGTTATAGGAAACACAGATATTTTAATTTATCCATTTGGAAGCGATGTAGGAGACTGGCAAAGTTATGCAGGGAATCCTAAGTTTGATTATTTACATAGTAAAGGGTTTAATTTCTTTTGCAACGTTGATGGGTCTACACCTTATTGGATGCAACTTGGAGACAATTACTTAAGACAAGCTAGAATTAACATAGATGGGATTAAGTTGCAAGCTCAGATGACAAATAAAATCAATGTATTGAGCCCATTTATAGATGCGGCAAAAACGTGGGATCCAGCACGGCCTAAGTTACAGGAATGA
- the rsmG gene encoding 16S rRNA (guanine(527)-N(7))-methyltransferase RsmG, producing the protein MNVEQFKEELARQGYPLTERQVEQFRCYFERLVEWNEKINLTAITEKEEVYLKHFYDSITVAFSHSLSDKAYHLCDVGSGAGFPSIPLKILFPSLKVTIVDSLNKRIKFLELLVEELELEDVSLYHDRAESFGQNAQFRESYDFVTARAVARLNVLAELCLPLVKESGYFLAMKAMRADEEVTEAKKAINLLGGKWIEDTEIHLPETKDERHILVIQKVKKTPKKYPRKPGTPNKQPLH; encoded by the coding sequence ATGAATGTTGAACAATTTAAAGAAGAATTAGCTAGGCAAGGCTATCCTTTAACTGAACGTCAAGTGGAACAATTCCGCTGTTATTTTGAACGATTGGTAGAGTGGAATGAAAAAATAAATTTGACGGCGATAACAGAAAAAGAGGAAGTCTATTTGAAGCATTTCTATGATTCGATTACCGTGGCTTTTTCACATTCGCTATCAGATAAAGCCTATCATCTATGTGATGTGGGATCTGGGGCAGGCTTTCCTAGTATTCCGCTTAAAATTCTATTTCCAAGTTTAAAAGTAACGATTGTGGATTCTTTAAATAAACGCATTAAATTTTTGGAATTATTGGTGGAGGAATTAGAGTTAGAGGATGTTTCCTTGTATCATGATCGGGCGGAAAGCTTTGGTCAAAATGCACAATTTAGAGAGTCTTATGATTTTGTGACAGCACGTGCTGTCGCCAGATTAAATGTTTTGGCAGAACTGTGCTTGCCATTAGTAAAAGAATCGGGTTATTTTTTAGCGATGAAGGCCATGCGCGCAGACGAAGAAGTGACAGAGGCTAAAAAAGCAATCAATTTACTAGGTGGTAAGTGGATTGAAGATACTGAAATTCATTTGCCAGAAACAAAAGATGAGCGTCATATTTTAGTGATACAAAAAGTCAAAAAAACTCCCAAAAAATATCCAAGAAAGCCCGGAACACCCAATAAACAACCGCTTCATTAG
- a CDS encoding 5-methyltetrahydropteroyltriglutamate--homocysteine S-methyltransferase, producing MTNTVQAFTKRKTSPFRYDIVGSYLRPEALKEARVAYEAGKIDAAALKKVEDTEIIRLIQKQEKAGLKAVTDGEFRRSWWHLDFFWGLQGIAFHVPEKGYQFHGEETRPGTVTITGKISGENHPFVEHFKFTQAHTSKEVEVKQTIPAPAQLLVELLRPDNIENVRKFYPTDEALFADITSAYQQVIFDLYKAGARTIQLDDCTWGVLVAPLPEGFIDDDGKDEKEVRKELKQLYLSINNAAISVLPKDLTINTHVCRGNYHSTWAAAGGYEDVATPLFTDEKVHAYYLEYDSDRSGGFEPLQYVSEDKLVVLGLVTSKSGTLENRQAVIDRIHEAAQYVPLDRLCLSTQCGFASTEEGNILTEAQQWGKIEFVKSIAEEVWGKE from the coding sequence ATGACAAACACGGTACAAGCATTTACTAAAAGAAAGACCTCTCCTTTTCGTTATGATATTGTAGGGAGTTACTTACGCCCAGAGGCTTTAAAAGAAGCACGAGTGGCTTATGAAGCTGGAAAAATTGATGCAGCAGCCCTTAAAAAAGTTGAAGATACTGAAATTATTCGCTTAATTCAAAAACAAGAAAAAGCTGGCTTAAAGGCTGTGACAGATGGTGAGTTTCGTCGTAGTTGGTGGCACTTAGATTTCTTTTGGGGATTGCAAGGGATTGCGTTTCATGTACCAGAAAAAGGCTATCAATTTCACGGAGAAGAGACACGTCCAGGAACCGTAACGATTACTGGAAAAATATCTGGAGAAAATCATCCATTTGTGGAGCATTTTAAATTTACACAAGCGCATACCTCAAAAGAAGTAGAGGTAAAACAAACAATTCCAGCGCCAGCCCAGTTACTTGTGGAATTATTGCGTCCAGATAATATTGAAAATGTCCGCAAATTTTATCCGACAGACGAAGCCTTATTTGCAGATATTACCAGCGCGTATCAACAAGTTATCTTTGACTTATACAAAGCGGGAGCACGCACGATTCAATTGGATGACTGTACGTGGGGCGTTTTAGTAGCACCGTTACCAGAAGGTTTTATTGATGATGACGGGAAAGATGAAAAGGAAGTTCGCAAAGAGCTTAAACAGTTGTATCTTTCTATTAACAATGCAGCGATTAGTGTTTTACCAAAAGATTTAACCATCAATACACATGTATGTCGTGGAAATTATCATTCTACATGGGCGGCAGCTGGTGGCTATGAAGATGTTGCGACTCCTTTGTTTACGGATGAAAAAGTTCATGCCTACTATTTAGAGTATGATAGTGATCGTTCGGGTGGTTTTGAACCATTGCAATACGTATCCGAAGATAAATTGGTAGTGCTTGGTCTAGTAACGTCTAAGTCAGGAACCTTAGAAAATCGTCAAGCTGTGATTGATAGAATACATGAAGCAGCGCAGTATGTGCCGCTTGATCGCCTATGTTTGAGCACTCAATGTGGGTTTGCATCCACTGAGGAGGGAAATATCTTGACGGAAGCACAACAATGGGGCAAAATTGAATTTGTAAAATCCATTGCTGAAGAAGTATGGGGAAAAGAATAA
- a CDS encoding alpha/beta hydrolase has protein sequence MRIEKIQLDQIRNTELTVYLQEESVELAAIKKRPGMLIFPGGGYEFCSDREAEPIALQFLAEGYQTFVLRYSVGKFKNFEQAFLEAEQALALMHKQADSWHLDTEKIGVIGFSAGGHLAAALANLGRIRPSAAILGYAALLPTMAEQMGLQAPNLLAAISPKTPPTFLFATDEDSLVPIENTIICQKELAANAVPFEAHIFQKGGHGLSLGKPVTANGTNTNVATFR, from the coding sequence ATGCGAATAGAAAAAATTCAATTAGATCAGATAAGAAATACAGAATTGACGGTTTATTTACAAGAGGAATCGGTAGAATTGGCTGCGATAAAAAAACGTCCAGGAATGCTTATCTTTCCTGGAGGAGGCTATGAATTTTGTAGTGATCGAGAAGCAGAGCCAATCGCGCTGCAGTTTTTAGCAGAAGGATACCAAACCTTTGTTTTACGGTATAGTGTCGGAAAGTTTAAAAATTTCGAGCAAGCATTTTTAGAAGCAGAACAAGCACTTGCTTTAATGCACAAGCAAGCGGATAGCTGGCACCTTGATACAGAAAAAATTGGTGTGATTGGCTTTTCTGCGGGAGGACATCTGGCAGCTGCTTTAGCTAATCTGGGGAGGATTCGTCCTAGTGCTGCTATTTTGGGCTATGCAGCACTCTTACCAACAATGGCTGAGCAGATGGGGCTTCAAGCTCCCAATCTATTAGCAGCTATTAGTCCTAAAACCCCACCTACTTTTTTATTTGCTACCGATGAAGATTCGCTAGTCCCGATTGAAAATACAATTATATGCCAAAAGGAGCTTGCAGCAAATGCGGTTCCTTTTGAAGCGCATATTTTCCAGAAAGGAGGCCACGGACTCTCATTAGGAAAGCCTGTGACAGCAAATGGAACAAACACGAATGTGGCGACTTTCCGATAA
- a CDS encoding DUF951 domain-containing protein, translating to MNYDLGDIVEMKKPHACQTNRWEIVRMGMDIKIKCVHCAHIVMLSRRDFEKKLKKILEKKGEE from the coding sequence GTGAACTATGATCTAGGCGATATTGTCGAAATGAAGAAACCACATGCTTGTCAAACAAATCGTTGGGAAATTGTTCGGATGGGAATGGACATAAAGATTAAGTGTGTTCATTGTGCACATATTGTGATGCTTTCTAGACGTGACTTCGAAAAAAAATTAAAAAAAATATTAGAAAAAAAAGGAGAGGAATAG
- a CDS encoding GNAT family N-acetyltransferase, translating to MIRKIEQLTANELEQIERIWLEGNIQTHHYIETAYWEGNRGELRVQLPQATLYVAQKKEKIIGFTGVVENYIAGIFVLQEFQGCGIGTELLRYAKIQQDQLSLCVYCQNKRAIGFYQKEGFEIKAQRLDKETNQLEYQMEWQTKVSS from the coding sequence GTGATTCGAAAAATAGAGCAGCTAACAGCAAATGAACTAGAACAAATAGAGCGAATCTGGTTAGAGGGCAACATCCAAACACATCATTATATAGAAACAGCATATTGGGAGGGAAATCGCGGAGAATTACGTGTACAACTGCCCCAAGCTACTTTATATGTAGCACAGAAAAAAGAAAAAATTATTGGCTTTACCGGTGTAGTAGAAAACTATATTGCAGGGATATTTGTTTTACAAGAGTTTCAAGGATGTGGCATTGGCACGGAATTATTAAGATATGCTAAAATTCAGCAGGATCAGTTAAGCCTTTGTGTTTATTGTCAAAATAAACGGGCGATTGGTTTCTATCAAAAGGAAGGCTTTGAAATAAAAGCCCAAAGGTTAGATAAAGAGACCAATCAGCTTGAGTACCAAATGGAGTGGCAAACAAAAGTCAGTTCCTAA
- a CDS encoding ParB/RepB/Spo0J family partition protein, producing the protein MSKNSKGLGRGIDALFQDFSTLEEVDVKKEEVRALPLTDLRPNPYQPRKTFDEEALNELAKSIAQSGVFQPIIVRKSAVKGYEIIAGERRFRASKLAGKETVPAIVREFDEEAMMQIAVLENLQREDLGALEEAEAYDMLMKNLKLTQAELSERLGKSRPYIANYLRLLTLPKLVKDLVQNESLSMGQARTLLGLKNRKQMLSLANRAVKENLTVRQLEQMVNQLNDNKAATKKSTKEKEKKPYYIRESEDRLMDKFGTSVSIQEKSGKGKIEIEYLSEKDLTRILDILDIQFDEK; encoded by the coding sequence ATGAGTAAAAACAGTAAAGGTTTAGGCCGCGGCATCGATGCACTTTTTCAAGATTTTTCAACTTTAGAAGAGGTGGACGTAAAAAAAGAAGAGGTAAGAGCACTACCATTAACTGATTTACGCCCCAATCCGTACCAGCCAAGAAAGACCTTTGATGAAGAGGCACTAAATGAATTGGCTAAATCAATTGCTCAATCAGGCGTTTTCCAACCGATTATTGTGCGGAAGTCGGCCGTAAAAGGATACGAAATCATCGCAGGAGAACGTAGATTTAGAGCATCTAAGCTAGCTGGAAAGGAGACCGTTCCAGCCATTGTGCGAGAGTTTGATGAAGAAGCGATGATGCAGATAGCGGTGTTAGAAAATTTACAACGTGAAGATTTAGGTGCTTTAGAAGAAGCTGAGGCTTATGACATGCTTATGAAAAATTTGAAGCTGACACAAGCAGAACTTTCTGAACGTTTAGGAAAAAGTCGCCCCTATATTGCTAATTACTTGCGCTTGTTGACACTTCCGAAACTCGTAAAGGATTTGGTCCAAAATGAAAGCTTATCTATGGGGCAGGCCAGAACGCTGTTAGGATTAAAAAATCGCAAACAGATGCTATCACTTGCTAATCGCGCGGTAAAAGAAAATTTGACAGTACGTCAGTTAGAGCAGATGGTCAATCAACTAAATGACAATAAAGCTGCGACAAAAAAGAGTACCAAAGAAAAAGAAAAAAAACCGTATTATATTCGTGAAAGCGAAGACCGGTTGATGGACAAATTTGGAACAAGTGTATCAATTCAAGAAAAATCAGGTAAGGGAAAGATTGAGATTGAGTACCTATCTGAAAAAGATTTAACTCGTATTTTGGATATCTTAGATATTCAGTTTGATGAGAAATAA
- a CDS encoding DUF2075 domain-containing protein, whose translation MGKEENYAAYKLNPNRALTQAQQRLKQEILDFCQEDPAEEQTVLLVEGAAGTGKSVLLSSAFFELQKRTKTERKVTQDNAKNYLLVNHPEMLKAYKNVAETTPYLLKKDFERPTTFINRLHKMQQQAAVVFVDEAHLLLSKKDSYNHFQQENQLEEILKLSQRVVLIYDNTQVLKFKSFWDEQRLAKVLEARVCKKIQLQQQFRIEAHADVYEWIDAFCQRQLKKWPQNQSFELRVYQDAGQMYQEICKKNKEEGLSRILATYDFPYRLDGQEYFVTANHFKLRWDMSKPQEKFAWAERADTIDEVGSVYTVQGFDLNYAGIIIGPSITYNEALDRLEVLPEKYEDQAAFMGSQNVPNASQAKQQLMLNALYVIMTRARKGLFLHAVDEKLQNKLQQLAQE comes from the coding sequence GTGGGAAAAGAAGAAAATTATGCAGCCTATAAGTTAAACCCTAACCGAGCCTTGACACAAGCACAGCAACGATTAAAACAAGAGATTTTAGATTTTTGCCAAGAAGATCCTGCTGAAGAGCAAACGGTTTTGTTGGTTGAAGGAGCTGCGGGAACAGGTAAAAGTGTCTTACTCAGCTCGGCTTTTTTTGAATTGCAAAAAAGGACTAAAACAGAGAGAAAAGTTACCCAAGATAACGCTAAAAATTATCTTTTAGTGAATCATCCAGAAATGTTAAAAGCGTATAAAAATGTAGCAGAAACGACGCCGTATTTACTAAAGAAAGACTTTGAACGGCCGACAACATTCATTAATAGATTACACAAAATGCAGCAACAAGCAGCTGTTGTTTTTGTAGATGAGGCACATTTGTTGTTATCTAAGAAAGATTCCTACAATCACTTTCAACAAGAAAACCAATTAGAAGAAATCTTAAAGCTCAGTCAGAGAGTGGTATTAATCTACGACAACACACAAGTTTTAAAGTTTAAAAGTTTTTGGGATGAGCAACGTCTCGCAAAAGTATTAGAAGCGCGTGTTTGTAAGAAAATTCAATTGCAGCAGCAGTTTCGTATTGAAGCGCATGCGGATGTGTATGAATGGATTGATGCATTTTGTCAACGACAATTAAAAAAATGGCCGCAAAATCAATCCTTTGAATTGCGCGTCTATCAAGATGCGGGTCAGATGTACCAAGAGATCTGCAAAAAAAATAAAGAAGAAGGTCTGAGTCGTATTCTTGCAACTTATGACTTTCCTTATCGTTTGGACGGGCAAGAGTACTTTGTAACAGCTAATCATTTTAAGCTGCGATGGGATATGAGTAAACCGCAAGAAAAATTTGCATGGGCGGAAAGGGCGGACACAATAGATGAAGTGGGATCGGTTTATACAGTTCAAGGATTTGATCTCAACTATGCGGGAATTATTATTGGACCGTCCATTACCTATAATGAAGCGCTCGATCGGTTGGAAGTTTTACCCGAAAAGTATGAGGATCAAGCTGCTTTTATGGGAAGTCAAAACGTCCCGAATGCTAGTCAAGCCAAACAGCAATTAATGCTAAATGCCCTGTATGTAATCATGACCCGTGCTAGAAAAGGGTTGTTTCTACATGCTGTTGACGAAAAATTGCAAAATAAGTTGCAACAATTAGCGCAGGAGTAA
- a CDS encoding glutathione peroxidase, which produces MSIYEYQVQNVERQTVSLERYKGNVLLIVNTATGCGFTPQYESLEGLYERYQEQGFDILDFPCNQFGHQAPGTDQEITQFCQLKYHTTFETFAKIEVNGPNESPLYTFLKKEKSGLLGGKIKWNFTKFLVDQSGAVVKRYAPNVDPLKIEKDIQKLL; this is translated from the coding sequence ATGTCAATTTATGAGTATCAAGTGCAAAACGTTGAAAGACAAACGGTTTCGTTAGAGCGCTATAAGGGAAACGTGCTTTTAATTGTCAACACGGCTACTGGTTGTGGTTTTACCCCTCAATATGAAAGCTTGGAAGGCTTATATGAAAGGTATCAAGAGCAAGGGTTTGATATTTTAGATTTTCCTTGTAATCAGTTTGGGCATCAAGCGCCAGGTACTGACCAAGAAATCACACAATTTTGTCAGTTAAAGTACCATACAACATTTGAAACCTTTGCTAAAATTGAAGTGAATGGCCCCAATGAAAGTCCATTATATACATTCTTAAAAAAAGAAAAAAGTGGTCTGCTCGGTGGAAAAATAAAATGGAATTTCACCAAATTTTTAGTAGATCAAAGTGGTGCTGTAGTGAAACGTTATGCGCCCAATGTAGATCCGTTGAAAATTGAAAAAGATATTCAAAAACTCTTATAA
- a CDS encoding ParA family protein, whose amino-acid sequence MARIISVANQKGGVGKTTTTVNLGACLAFLGSKVLLIDIDAQGNATSGIGIRKSDVSKDVYDVLVNEYPIADVIHHTTRENLDIVPATIQLAGAEIELTPMMARESRLKSAIKDVEPLYDYILIDCPPSLGHLTINAFTASDSILIPVQCEYYALEGLSQLLNTVRLVQKHFNPELRIEGVLLTMYDARTNLGSEVVEDVRKYFRERVYDTIIPRNVRLSEAPSHGLSIIDYDPRSRGAEVYQALAKEVLANE is encoded by the coding sequence ATGGCACGGATTATTTCAGTGGCGAATCAAAAAGGCGGAGTGGGTAAAACCACAACGACAGTGAACTTAGGCGCTTGTTTAGCATTTTTAGGAAGCAAAGTGTTGTTGATTGATATAGACGCACAAGGTAATGCGACCAGTGGGATTGGGATTCGTAAATCAGATGTTTCCAAAGATGTCTATGACGTTTTGGTAAATGAATACCCAATTGCTGATGTGATTCACCATACTACGAGAGAAAACTTAGACATCGTCCCGGCGACCATTCAATTAGCAGGAGCAGAAATTGAACTGACTCCGATGATGGCAAGAGAATCTAGGTTAAAAAGTGCGATTAAGGATGTTGAGCCATTATATGACTATATTTTGATTGATTGTCCTCCTTCTTTGGGTCATTTAACGATTAATGCCTTTACAGCCAGCGATTCGATTTTGATTCCAGTTCAGTGTGAGTATTATGCATTGGAAGGATTGAGTCAATTGCTTAATACGGTTCGTTTGGTCCAAAAGCATTTTAATCCAGAACTTCGAATTGAAGGAGTGCTGTTGACCATGTATGATGCGCGGACCAATCTGGGTTCTGAGGTGGTTGAGGATGTTAGAAAATATTTCCGTGAACGCGTTTATGATACGATTATTCCAAGAAATGTTCGGCTTTCCGAAGCACCAAGTCATGGGTTATCCATTATTGATTACGATCCACGTTCTAGAGGAGCAGAGGTTTATCAAGCACTAGCGAAGGAAGTGTTAGCGAATGAGTAA